One window of Trifolium pratense cultivar HEN17-A07 linkage group LG5, ARS_RC_1.1, whole genome shotgun sequence genomic DNA carries:
- the LOC123886938 gene encoding MLO-like protein 1 codes for MSAGTFEEGPDLKFTPTWIVALVCTVFIFISYGIVRSLHYFGKFLLKKEQKPLYQALQKIKQEFMLVGFMSLFLTVTQNGITKICIPKSWFRYMLPCKLEEKEEERSKPPPTSHFQTFFSSDDVFDNARLLLDIDTDGRLPFLEEIPGYCAAKGKVPLLSVEALHHLHIFIFVQAVTHVALCILTVGFVGLIIRRWERWEDAITNEDNESRARTLANVHHHEFIKDRGKYSSFMGWVKSFFKQFYGSVTKLDYVALRHGFIMTHCRGHPRFNFHKYVNRALEDDFKRIVGINWYLWFFVVLFLLLNITGWHTYFWISFIPFLLLFAVGTKLEHVIIQLANEVSDKKSNTQCGLIVQPSDDHFWFHRPRIVLYLIHLILFQNSFEIAYFLWILFTYGPDACIMGQFAYIVLRLIIGAFIQILCSFSILPLYAIVTQMGTHFKNVIFNEQIQEKLIGWAQKAKRRAHENHGQSSVEGSPHHGASESTGDESPECTNSSSSASVSIELASVSRREPALEEEEEEDEIVPSNEEIV; via the exons ATGAGTGCAGGAACATTCGAAGAAGGACCCGATTTGAAATTTACTCCGACATGGATTGTTGCGCTCGTTTGCACCGTCTTCATCTTCATTTCCTACGGCATTGTACGTTCTCTTCATTATTTTGGCAAGTTTCTTTTGAAGAAAGAGCAGAAACCACTCTATCAAGCCTtgcaaaaaatcaaacaag aatttatgcTGGTGGGTTTTATGTCATTGTTTTTAACTGTGACACAAAATGGGATCACAAAAATCTGTATTCCAAAAAGTTGGTTTCGTTATATGCTTCCTTGTAAACTTGAGGAAAAGGAAGAAGAACGATCGAAACCACCACCCACTTCACATTTTCAGACTTTTTTCTCTTCCGACGATGTTTTCGACAATGCTAGGCTCCTTCTCGATATTGACACCGATGGTCGTCTTCCATTCTTAGAAGAAATACCTGGATATTGTGCTGCCAAg GGCAAGGTGCCTCTATTATCTGTGGAAGCACTGCATCAcctacatatttttatttttgtccaaGCTGTTACTCATGTGGCCTTGTGTATTTTGACTGTTGGTTTTGTAGGATTAATT ATTCGTCGCTGGGAACGCTGGGAAGATGCTATTACAAATGAAGACAATGAATCACGAG CAAGGACATTGGCTAATGTTCATCATCATGAATTTATAAAAGATCGTGGAAAATATTCTTCTTTCATGGGATGGGTG aAATCATTTTTCAAGCAATTTTATGGATCTGTGACAAAGTTGGATTATGTTGCATTAAGGCATGGTTTCATTATG ACTCATTGTAGGGGACATCCAAGGTTTAATTTTCACAAGTATGTGAACCGTGCACTTGAAGATGATTTCAAGAGAATTGTTGGCATTAA TTGGTATCTTTGGTTCTTTGTGGTCTTGTTTTTGTTGCTTAATATCACTG GTTGGCACACATATTTCTGGATTTCTTTCATTCCTTTCCTT CTTCTATTTGCTGTTGGAACTAAGCTGGAACATGTAATAATTCAATTAGCAAATGAAGTATCtgataaaaaatcaaacacacAATGTGGATTAATTGTTCAACCATCAGATGATCACTTCTGGTTTCATCGTCCTCGCATCGTCCTCTACTTGATTCACTTGATTCTTTTCCAAAATTCTTTTGAGATCGCATATTTTCTCTGGATACTG TTTACATATGGCCCTGATGCATGTATAATGGGACAATTTGCTTACATTGTTCTAAGGCTCATTATTGG GGCATTTATTCAGATACTATGTAGTTTTAGTATCCTGCCACTATATGCAATTGTTACTCAG ATGGGAACTCACTTTAAGAATGTGATATTTAATGAGCAAATACAAGAAAAACTTATTGGTTGGGCACAAAAGGCAAAAAGGAGAGCACATGAAAATCATGGGCAATCATCTGTGGAAGGAAGTCCTCATCATGGTGCAAGTGAATCGACTGGAGATGAAAGTCCTGAATGTACTAATAGTAGTTCAAGTGCAAGTGTTAGCATTGAGCTAGCGTCAGTGTCTAGAAGGGAACCTGCcctagaagaagaagaagaagaagatgaaattgtCCCTAGTAATGAAGAAATCGTATGA
- the LOC123885438 gene encoding heavy metal-associated isoprenylated plant protein 4-like: MTGGKEEKKDEKGKAKIEEKVEKKKDEIELIIAIYKLNLHCQECGNKIKKHLLTTQGVQTVEMHIEKGEIKAKGKLDPLKILKLIEKKSNRKVELISPKVKPKEITTIDKKPKETKDPIVRTITVKVHMHCDKCEADLKRRLIKHKGIFNVKTDKKAQSLIVEGTIEVEKLTSFLRKRVNTNAEVISIKEEKKEEKKEEKKEEKGKEGKSSESTKVIEIHHHGNTQDEIKIKDNNNVPYIIHYVYAPQIFSDENPNSCSIS, translated from the exons ATGACAGGAgggaaagaagaaaagaaagatgaGAAGGGAAAagctaaaattgaagaaaaggtagaaaaaaagaaagatgaaattgaattgatCATTGCtatttacaaattaaatttgCATTGTCAAGAATGTGGGAACAAGATTAAGAAGCATCTCTTAACTACTCAAG gagTACAGACTGTGGAGATGCATATTGAGAAAGGAGAAATTAAGGCAAAAGGGAAATTGGACcctttgaaaattttgaagctTATAGAGAAGAAGAGCAAtagaaaagttgaattaatATCACCAAAAGTTAAACCCAAGGAGATTACTACTATTGATAAAAAGCCAAAGGAAACTAAAGAT CCAATTGTGCGAACTATCACGGTGAAGGTTCACATGCATTGTGACAAATGTGAAGCTGACCTAAAACGCAGACTAATCAAGCACAAAG gtaTTTTCAATGTTAAAACCGACAAGAAAGCTCAAAGTCTAATAGTTGAAGGGACTATTGAAGTAGAGAAGTTGACATCATTTTTGAGAAAAAGAGTGAATACAAATGCTGAAGTTATTTCCATAAAAGaggagaaaaaggaagaaaaaaaggaagaaaagaagGAAGAAAAGGGCAAAGAAGGAAAATCTTCAGAATCAACTAAAGTAATAGAAATTCATCATCATGGAAATACACAAGATGAGATTAAAATAAAGGACAATAATAATGTTCCTTATATTATTCATTATGTTTATGCACCACAAATTTTCAGTGATGAGAATCCTAATTCATGTTCTATTTCATAG
- the LOC123885159 gene encoding MLO-like protein 1 codes for MSGGGGGGGGGEEGPDLPFTPTWVVALVCTIIVAVSFAVERSLHYLGKFLKKKNQKPLFQALQKIKEELMLVGFISLLLAVTQNTITKICVPQSWTLHMLPCSLEEKEHVESKLSSTKHFQTFFSSDDVFGAARRLLGDDNDQPSTEESRGYCASKGKVPLLSKEALHHLHIFIFVLAIVHVSSCVLTIIFGGLNIRRWKHWEESIVADENHQSQHTPGRIEMVTPVHQHAFIRDHFTGIGKDSSLMGWLKSFFKQFYGSVTKSDYETLRLGFIKTHCRGNPKFNFHKYMNRALEDDFKKVVGISWYLWIFVVIFWLLNIHGWHTYFWVAFIPVLLLLAVGTKLEHVKIQLAHEVAEKHTAIQGELVVKPSDDHFWFHRPRIVLFLIHLILFQNSFEIAFFFWILITYGFDSCIMGKIKYIIPRLVIGVFIQVLCSYSTLPLYAIVTQMGTHFKKAIFDDQVQARLVGWAQKAKKKGLRGDNNNQSAQGSSHNGANIQLGSVFRRGPAQEENTIVPINEESIRTCSN; via the exons AtgagtggtggtggtggtggtggtggtggtggagaagAAGGACCTGATTTGCCATTTACTCCTACATGGGTTGTTGCTCTTGTTTGCACTATCATCGTCGCTGTTTCATTCGCCGTCGAACGTTCTCTACATTATCTTGGCAAGTTTCTTAAGAAGAAAAATCAGAAACCACTCTTTCAAGCCTTACAAAAAATCAAAGAAG aGTTGATGCTTGTGGGTTTTATTTCTCTCTTGCTGGCTGTAACACAAAATACAATCACAAAAATTTGTGTTCCACAAAGTTGGACTCTTCATATGCTTCCTTGTAGTCTTGAAGAAAAAGAACATGTTGAATCAAAATTATCATCCACTAAacattttcaaacttttttctcTTCCGATGATGTTTTCGGCGCTGCTAGGCGCCTTCTCGGTGACGATAATGATCAACCATCAACAGAAGAAAGCCGTGGATATTGTGCTTCCAAG GGAAAGGTACCTCTATTATCAAAGGAAGCACTACATCACTTGcatatctttatttttgtcCTAGCTATTGTTCATGTATCTTCATGTGTTTTGACTATAATTTTTGGAGGATTAAAT ATTCGTCGATGGAAGCACTGGGAAGAATCAATTGTTGCAGATGAAAATCATCAATCACAACata CTCCGGGACGGATCGAGATGGTGACTCCTGTTCATCAGCATGCTTTTATAAGAGATCATTTTACTGGTATTGGCAAAGATTCTTCTCTAATGGGATGGCTG aaATCATTTTTCAAGCAATTTTATGGATCTGTGACAAAGTCGGATTATGAGACATTAAGGCTTGGTTTCATTAAG ACTCATTGTAGAGGAAATCCTAAGTTTAATTTTCACAAGTACATGAACCGTGCACTTGAAGATGATTTCAAGAAAGTTGTTGGTATTAG TTGGTATCTTTGGATCTTTGTGGTAATATTTTGGTTGCTTAATATCCATG GTTGGCACACATATTTCTGGGTTGCTTTCATTCCTGTCCTT CTTCTACTTGCTGTTGGAACAAAGCTAGAACATGTAAAAATTCAATTAGCACATGAAGTAGCTGAAAAACATACAGCCATACAAGGTGAATTAGTTGTTAAACCATCAGATGATCACTTCTGGTTTCATCGCCCTCGCATCGTCCTCTTCTTGATTCATTTGATCCTTTTTCAAAACTCTTTTGAGATTGCATTCTTTTTCTGGATACTG ATAACATATGGCTTTGATTCATGTATAATGGGGAAAATCAAGTACATTATTCCAAGGCTCGTTATTGG GGTATTTATTCAGGTGCTATGTAGTTATAGTACCCTACCACTGTATGCAATTGTTACACAG ATGGGAACTCACTTTAAGAAAGCCATATTTGATGACCAAGTACAAGCAAGACTTGTTGGTTGGGCACAAAAGGCAAAGAAGAAAGGATTAAGAGgtgataataataatcaatcTGCCCAAGGAAGTTCTCATAATGGTGCAAATATTCAATTAGGGTCTGTGTTTAGAAGAGGCCCTGCCCAAGAAGAAAACACCATTGTCCCTATAAATGAAGAGTCTATAAGAACATGTAGTAATTAA